The genomic DNA GGGCTTTCCATTTTTTCCAGCGCTTTAAGCAAATGATAGGTGCCGTCTTCCAGGATCGCGATTGGCATGCGGAAGTTTTCTGTCGTCTTTGGATCTTGCGCCCATTCGGCGGCATACAGAAATTCACACATGAGCGGAAGGTAATCTGGCAGCTCGCCATCTGGCATTTCAAGTCCGTACATCTCATATAGTACCTTTAACTTGACCAGCATTTGTCCCCGTTCTTTTGCATCTTCGAATTTAAAGTAAGTCATATATAGTGCACAATTTTTTTGGAAATCAAAGGTTTCTGTATACATTTCCTGAATCTCTTCCATACTGAACTCTTGCATAAGGGACCAGTAGGTGTTCGCAATCGTATATGCCGGATGGTTTGGATCAAAGGATGCTTCCAGAAAAGCCGGATGAAAATCCAGCTTTTCCGGGTACATGAGTTGCTGGGCGAAAAACTCGAATGATGGCTTGCATTCATACAGCTTCGCTACATTAATCACGCCAAATACCCCCGTAGAAATTTTCTTCATACATTTCTTTTCCAGTTTTCAAAGGCTCTTCCATCCCCATTGAACTTGCCAGACTACAGCCGTCACAGCCAGAGCCTGAACCCATGTTCCCCATGGTATCACCATAACCAGCAGATCCTTGAGCACGGTATGCATTAGAAT from Paenibacillus sp. FSL R10-2782 includes the following:
- the narJ gene encoding nitrate reductase molybdenum cofactor assembly chaperone, which codes for MINVAKLYECKPSFEFFAQQLMYPEKLDFHPAFLEASFDPNHPAYTIANTYWSLMQEFSMEEIQEMYTETFDFQKNCALYMTYFKFEDAKERGQMLVKLKVLYEMYGLEMPDGELPDYLPLMCEFLYAAEWAQDPKTTENFRMPIAILEDGTYHLLKALEKMESPYFHLVKGLRETLKACVEQEAAAQ